ATGGAGATCCGTCACCTCAAATACTTCCTCGCGGTCGCCGAGCACCTTCACTATGGGCGGGCAGCGAAATCGCTCAACATGGCACAACCGCCACTGAGCCAGCAGATCCGGCGCCTCGAGAAGATCCTCCAGATGGAGCTGTTCGATCGTTCGAGTCGACGCGTGACCCTGACGAACGAAGGTCAATTTCTCCTGGAGGCTGCCCGTGAGGTCGTCGGGCAGTCCGACCACTTCGAGAACCTCGCCAAAGCCCTACGCATGGGTGAGGCCGGCCAGTTGCGCATCGGCTTCGCCGCATCGGCGATGAACTGGGGATTGGGAACCAAGCTGCGGCAATTTCGTACAGCGTATCCAGAAGCCGACGTGATCGCCCACCAAATGTCCGTCGCCGATCAAGCGACGGCACTTCAAGATGATCGGATCGATCTCGCCTTCACGGTGGGCGGGCTCAACTACGAGAACCTGCAAGTGGTCGACCTGGACGAGGAGCCACTGCGAGCCGTCATTCCCAGCGATCACCCTCTCGCCGGAATGGAGACGGTCCGTCTTGCTGATCTCTCCCATGAGACGTTCGTGGGTTACCGCTTCGACGATCACCTGGAAGACATCATCGCCTCGGCCTGCTACCGGGCAGGGTTCACCCCAAAGATCTCGTTCCAAGGGGCACAGAGTCATACGTTGCTACACATGGTGAGCGCGGGTTTCGGGCTGGGTCTGCTACCGGCCTGTGACGCGCGGATGGGCGCCGACGGGGTCGTGTTCATCGACCTCGAGCCGCCTGTGCCCACGATGCGCATCTCGGTCGTGAGGCATTGGCGCCGCTTGACTCCGCTGGCCGAACGCATGCTCGAGCTAGTGAAACCGAAAGAATGACCCAAACGACGCCGCCACCCTGATTGATATCCGCAACGTCTCGAAACATCCACAACTGATATCGCCCTGCTCTTGCCTGTGGCCGGGGCCACAGAGCAGGCTTGTCCACGTCGTCACAGTGCAGTCGACGACGCGGCGAGTCCAGGAAACCTCTGGGCCGCTGATCTCAATGGGTGAGGGAGCGTGCGATGAAGCACTTCGACTACGTGATCATTGGGGCGGGATCCGCCGGATGCGTCATGGCCGACCGCCTTTCCAACGACGAGCGATGCACGGTGCTCGTCTTGGAGGCGGGCCCGGTCGACACGGACCCACGAATCTCCGACCCAGCTCGGTGGGTGGAACTCGGCGGGTCACCGGTCGACTGGGGCTACCTCACCGAACCGCAGAAGTACGCGGCCGGTCGACAGATCCCGTGGCCACGCGGACGCGTTGTGGGTGGAAGTAGCTCCATCAATGCGATGGTGCACATGCGCGGTTGCGCAGCCGATTACGACAATTGGGCTGCGCAAGGATGCACTGGGTGGGACTACGAGTCAGTGCTTCCCACGTTCAAGGCCTACGAAGACTTCGACGGTGGCGATTCCGGCTATCACGGAACTCGCGGCCCTTTGAAGGTGTCTCTGCCCCACGATGTTCACCCGCTATCCGAAGCCGCCCTCTCTGCAGCGCTCGGCCTCGGCCATCCAGCGAACTCGGATTTCAACGGCGAGACGACCCTCGGGGTCGGATGGAACCCGCTAACCGTCTGGGACGGACGCCGCCAAAGTGCTGCAGTCGCCTTTCTCGGCCCCGCCCTGAAAAGAAGCAATCTGACCCTGCGCACCGGCGTTCTCGTGACAAAACTCGTATCGAGCCAGGATCGGATCACGGGGGTCGAGTACGTAGAGAACGGCACCGCACGCACGGTTCACGTCGACGGTGAGGTGGTTCTCTGCGCCGGTGCCATCGAAACCCCGAAACTATTACTGCTGTCCGGAATCGGGCCGACCGACGATCTCAAGGACCTCGGCATCACCGTCACATCGCACGCACCGGGAGTCGGAGCCAATCTGCACGATCATCCCGGAGTGGGAATCACCTTCACCTCCAAGCAGCCGGTTGTACCCGGGCACAATCAACACAGCGAACTCGGAATGTTCGCCAACATCGACGGATCGCCAGAGCGACCACAGGTTCAGTTCGGAGTTGTCCTCGCTCCACACGTTGCGGAAGGTCTTGTCGCTCCGCCCAACGGCTTCACCTTCTATCCGTCGTGGACGACGCCCGAGAGTCGCGGATCACTAAAATTGCGTTCCGCTCGGCCCGAAGATCAACCCTTGATCGATCCGTGCTATCTCCAAACAGAGTCGGACTTGGACGGACTGACCGGCGCAATCGAACTATCTCGAGAATGGGCACACGCTCCGGCCATGGAGGACTGGACCGACAAAGAAGTGCTGCCGGGCCCAGGAATCCACGACAAACAAACACTGCGTGACTATGTTCGCCGCGCAGTAGGAACCTGGTTCCATCCAGTCGGCACCTGCCGCATGGGATCCGACATCGACTCGGTCGTCGATAATCGTCTGAAACTCCGGGCATTCGACAATGCCCGAGTCGCAGATGCCTCGATCATCCCGACTGTCCCCCTGGGTAACACGAATGCGCCCACTCTGATGATCGCCCACCGCGCGGCAGATTTCATCCTCGCAGACGCCCAGTGAAACCCATCCCTTTAGGTCGGGTAAATCCTGATATCGAACGACCGAAGGTGCCTCGAAGGAGAACCGCATGACCGCAATCGTCGTTGCCCGAATCCGTGTAACCGACGCAGACAAGTACGAGTCGTACAAACCTCTCTCCAAGCAAGCGATAGAGGAATTCGGAGGACGCTACTTAGTCCGTGGCGCCGCTCCGACCACTTTGGAAGGTAAATCCGACGATGTACGTTATGTCGTCGTGGAATTCGCATCCGTAGAGGCCGCAACAAAGTTCTACGACTCACCAGGTTATCTCCGTGCGCGCCAGGCGCGTGAGGGTGCCTCAGAAACCGTCATCGACGTCGTCGAAGGCGTATGAACCACTATTCAGCCTGCATCAAAAGGAGTATCTGAAATGACGCCACCCAGCTTTGACTGCACCGGAGTCATCCCGGCAAGTTTGCTTCCACTACATGCCGACTTCAGTATTGATATCGAGAGCTATCGGAAGCACCTCAACGACATGGCTGATGTTCGCGGAATTTCGGCGATCACCGTCAACGGGCACGCGTCGGAGGTCTCGTCGTGCACGTTCGACGAACAGCAACTTCTGCTCGAAACCGCCTGTGATCAGGTAGGTGATCGTGTGCCGATTGTCAGCGGAATCTACGCAGACAGCACCGCCGAAGCGGTACGTCTCGCTCGAATGGCTGAGAACGCCGGAGCCTCTGCATTGCTGGTCTTCCCCCCCAACGTATTTGCGCTGGGCAGTCGGCCGGAAATGGTGCTCGCGCACTTCACGAGCATCGCGGAAGCAACCTCGCTGCCACTGATCATATTCCAATTTCCAGTGAAGGAGCCGTTGTCGTACGGCCACGACGTCATCGGGCGTCTCATCGATTCCGTGCCCACAATCCGTGCGATGAAGGATGGTTCCAGCGATCCCGTTCGCAGCGAAATGGCGGTGCGTGAGTACCAATCCGATACCTTCAGTGTGCTGACAACCCATAGCGCATGGCTCTTGCAGTCGCTCGTCGTAGGATGCAAGGGAATACTCTCCGGCGCCGGTAGCACGATTGCGAATCTTCAAGTCGAGCTCTTCGAGGCGGTTCGAGGCCATGACCTCGAAGTAGCTCAAGCGGTTGCAGCCCGGATTTACAGCACGACACAAGCGTTTTACTGCAGCCCCGGGGTCGATATGCACAACCGAATGAAGGAGGCGCAAGTGCTGCTCGGGCGGTTGCCTTCATCCGTGGTGCGTCCTCCCCTGCAGAAGTTGCCGGCAGCAGAGGTCGAACGGATTGCTGAGCTCATGAGAGTTGCCCAAGTACTTTAGTCAGGACCCCCGGAGTTTTACCGGATCTCAGCGAAGCACGCGATCACGCATCAGTACCGGCGGGCGCTATCGCCCTGTAGTGCAGGTGAACAAATCGTCCAACCCTGGGCTATGCCCGGACGCCTACACCGGACCCGCAGCGTAACGGAAGTGCGCGGAAGAGGGACAAATGTCTGCACCACGTTGATTGGACTTCGGACAAGACCGGTCATCCAAGTCCCCGGGGAGAAGCATCGTTTCGTGCGCCACTGACCGCTGACTGGCCCGAAATGAATGCTGCGCTATGAGCAGTGCCACCCTGCGGGTGGATCTGGATGCTCGGAGGAGCACACCGCTGGCGATCGATGAAGCGAGCACGATGACGTGCCCCGCCCCATTCGGAACCGACGGGTCGAGATTTCCGCCCGGCTTCTTGAATCGACGATGGAGAAGCACTCGAGCGACCGGGACCGAGTCGACGTGCCGACTGCCCACGACCAATTCTAAAGGAGAACAATGCCATTCAAGAGCCCGTTTCCGGACGTCGAGATTCCGAACCTCAGCGTCTACGACTTCCTCTTCGGCCAGGTCGATGAGGCCGATCTGGATCGGCCGGCGCTGATCGACGGCGCTTCCGGTGCGGTCACCACCTATCAGGCATTGATCGCCCAGATCAACGGGGTCGCGGGGGCGCTCGCGGCCCGCGGTCTCGCCGTCGGTGGGGTGGCGGCGTTGCATTCGCCGAACGTGCCGGCGTTCGCGTCGGTGTTCCACGGGATCCTGCGGGCCGGTGGGGTCGCGACCACCATCAACGCCCTCTACACCGCGGAGGACATCGCCAAGCAGCTCACCGACTCGAAGGCGAAGTTCCTGTTCACCGTCTCCCCGCTGCTGCCGCAGGCGAAGGCCGCGGCCGCGCAGGTCGGGATCCCGGCCGCGCACGTGATCGTGTTGGACGGCGCCGACGGGCACCCGTCGCTGCAAGATCTACTGGCCGAAGGCGCGCCGGCGCCGGAGGTGTCGTTCGACCCGGCGACCCAGTTGGCGGTGCTGCCGTACTCGTCGGGCACCACCGGCCGGCCGAAGGGGGTGATGCTCACCCACCGCAACCTGGTGGCGAATGTGTGCCAGATCGACCGGCCGATCGGAATCCGCGCCGACGACAAAGTCCTCGCGGTGTTGCCGTTCTTCCACATCTACGGGATGACGGTGCTGCTCAACGCCGCCCTGCGCAAGCGGGCCGCGCTGGTGACGATGCCGAAGTTCGACCTGGTCGAGTTCTTGACGATCGTCGCCGAGCAGAAGTGCACGTATGTGTTCATCGCCCCGCCGGTGGCGGTGGCGTTGGCCAAGCACCCGCTGATCGACCAGTACGACCTGTCGAGTGTGCACTCGATCTTCTCCGGGGCCGCCCCGCTGGATCAGGAACTGGGTAAGGCGGTGGCGAACCGGCTCGGGTGCCGGGTGCGGCAGGGGTACGGAATGTCGGAGATGAGCCCGGTCTCGCATGCGATTCCGTTCGACCGGGACGATATCGCGCTGGACTCGGTGGGTCCGAGCATCGCGAACATGGAATGCAAGCTGGTCGATCCCGGCACCGGGGCGGAGATCGAGCAGCCGGCCGAGGGGGTCAGCGCGCCGGGGGAGTTGTGGTGCAAGGGCCCGAACATCATGGCCGGGTATCTCGGGGACGACGAGGCGACCGCGGAAACCCTGGATGCGGGCGGGTATCTGCATACCGGGGACATCGCGACGGTCGATTCGGAGGGGGTGGTGACGATCGTGGACCGGATGAAGGAGTTGATCAAGTACAAGGGTTACCAGGTGCCGCCCGCCGAGCTGGAGGCGTTGTTGTTGACGCACCCGCAGATCGCCGACGCCGCCGTGATCGGGGTTCTCGACGACGAGGGCGAGGAGGTGCCGAAGGCGTTCGTCGTCCGCCAGCCCGGTGCCGAATTGGATGAGGCCGCGGTGATCGCGTTCGTCGCCGAGCGGGTCTCACCGCACAAGAAGGTCCGCAGGGTCGAGTTCATCGATCTGGTGCCGAAATCCGCCGCCGGCAAAATCCTCCGCAAGGACCTACGCGCGACGGAGCCGTCGAGCACACACAGAGCGGCCCTGGTATGGATTCGTCGCGGTAGTCCAACGTCCGCGATACTCCTCGTCACAATGCGGACTTGAACGTACTCGGCACACACTTTACTGCCCACTGGTTCACTCCAACGAAGGCACACGGTATCGAGAATGAGTCTTCACGGACCTGGCACTGCGAAGTTGCATCGTCAAAGCTAAGCTATCTCTCCTGCAACGAGTCTCGCTGGCGGTCATGAGTCCGTATAGACAGGTCAGGCCGACCAGAACTGCAACCGAACCCAGTGTGCGAGCGGCCATGACGCCGACCCAGGACGTGATCCCGACGTCGACGAATACCTCCGCACGATCGACTAACCTGACTTGCACAGGTCGATGGGGATTTCCCGCTTCGGCTGGCGTTTGTGCTGGTAGTGGATTCGCGGGTCGGGGATATGGGGCACTAATCGGTCGGTAGGATCGCCGGTTGTGGCTGCCTATATCCGCAAGGTTCGGACCGCGTCGGGGGCGACGGCGGTGCAGATCGCCGCGAAGGACGGGGGCCGCCACAAGATCCTTGAGCACCTCGGTTCCGCCCACACCGAGGGCGAGTTGGCGGCACTGTTGCAGGCGGCCCGGGAAAAGCTGCAGGCCGGCCAGCAGGAACTCGACCTCGACCTCGGCGGTGGTGGGGAACGCGGATCGGTGATCGCGACGAAACGGTCCCGCTGGCTGATCGAGGCGATCGAGACCGGATGGCGACGCCTGGGTCTCGACGCTGTCGACGACGACGCGTTCTTCCAGTTGGTCCTCGGCCGGCTCGTCGAGCCGACATCGATGAGCGACACCAGCCGGGTCGTCGCCGAGATCGGCCTGACCCCGGCCCACCGCAACACCTACGCCAACGCATTGAAGCGTTGCGCCACAAACGATTACCGAGACCGGGTCGCGAAGAAATGTTTCGAGCATGCCGCCGCGACCGGCGGATTGAGCTTGGTGCTCTACGACGTCACCACGCTGTACTTCGAGGCAGAGAAGGAAGACGACCTGCGCAAGGTCGGATATTCGAAGGAACGCAGGGTGGATCCGCAGATCGTGGTAGGCCTGCTCGTCGACCGTACCGGATTCCCCCTCGAGATCGGCTGCTTCGAAGGGAACAAGGCAGAAACCCATACCATCGTCCCGATCGTCCGGCAGTTCCAGGCCCGCCACGACATCGAGGGCGTCGAGATGGTTGTCGCCGCCGACGCAGGCATGCTCTCCGCCGGCAATCTCAAGGACCTCGACGAGGCCGGACTCAAGTTCATCGTCGGGTCCCGCGTCACCAAAGCCCCCGCCGATCTCGCAAACCATTTCCATTGGAACGGAAATAGTTTTGCTGACGGACAGATAATCGATACGGTCACTCCCCGGCACGCGAAGAGCACCGTCAACAACGTCAACAAGCGCACCGAACCGGTCTGGGACGCGGCCGGACATCCGAAGTCCTGGCGGGCGGTCTGGCAGTACTCGAAACGACGGGCGGTCCGCGACAATCAGACACTCAACGCCCAGGAGGCCCGGGCCAGGGAGGTCGTCGACGGCGGCACAGCTCCGAAGTCGACGCGGTTCGTCAAGACCACCGCGGGAGGCCGCACCCTCGACACCGCATCTCTCGATCGGGCCCGATCATTGGTCGGGTTGAAGGGCTACGTCGCCAACATCCCCGCCACACTGA
The sequence above is drawn from the Rhodococcus jostii RHA1 genome and encodes:
- a CDS encoding dihydrodipicolinate synthase family protein, yielding MTPPSFDCTGVIPASLLPLHADFSIDIESYRKHLNDMADVRGISAITVNGHASEVSSCTFDEQQLLLETACDQVGDRVPIVSGIYADSTAEAVRLARMAENAGASALLVFPPNVFALGSRPEMVLAHFTSIAEATSLPLIIFQFPVKEPLSYGHDVIGRLIDSVPTIRAMKDGSSDPVRSEMAVREYQSDTFSVLTTHSAWLLQSLVVGCKGILSGAGSTIANLQVELFEAVRGHDLEVAQAVAARIYSTTQAFYCSPGVDMHNRMKEAQVLLGRLPSSVVRPPLQKLPAAEVERIAELMRVAQVL
- a CDS encoding GMC family oxidoreductase: MKHFDYVIIGAGSAGCVMADRLSNDERCTVLVLEAGPVDTDPRISDPARWVELGGSPVDWGYLTEPQKYAAGRQIPWPRGRVVGGSSSINAMVHMRGCAADYDNWAAQGCTGWDYESVLPTFKAYEDFDGGDSGYHGTRGPLKVSLPHDVHPLSEAALSAALGLGHPANSDFNGETTLGVGWNPLTVWDGRRQSAAVAFLGPALKRSNLTLRTGVLVTKLVSSQDRITGVEYVENGTARTVHVDGEVVLCAGAIETPKLLLLSGIGPTDDLKDLGITVTSHAPGVGANLHDHPGVGITFTSKQPVVPGHNQHSELGMFANIDGSPERPQVQFGVVLAPHVAEGLVAPPNGFTFYPSWTTPESRGSLKLRSARPEDQPLIDPCYLQTESDLDGLTGAIELSREWAHAPAMEDWTDKEVLPGPGIHDKQTLRDYVRRAVGTWFHPVGTCRMGSDIDSVVDNRLKLRAFDNARVADASIIPTVPLGNTNAPTLMIAHRAADFILADAQ
- a CDS encoding DUF1330 domain-containing protein; the protein is MTAIVVARIRVTDADKYESYKPLSKQAIEEFGGRYLVRGAAPTTLEGKSDDVRYVVVEFASVEAATKFYDSPGYLRARQAREGASETVIDVVEGV
- a CDS encoding IS1634 family transposase — translated: MAAYIRKVRTASGATAVQIAAKDGGRHKILEHLGSAHTEGELAALLQAAREKLQAGQQELDLDLGGGGERGSVIATKRSRWLIEAIETGWRRLGLDAVDDDAFFQLVLGRLVEPTSMSDTSRVVAEIGLTPAHRNTYANALKRCATNDYRDRVAKKCFEHAAATGGLSLVLYDVTTLYFEAEKEDDLRKVGYSKERRVDPQIVVGLLVDRTGFPLEIGCFEGNKAETHTIVPIVRQFQARHDIEGVEMVVAADAGMLSAGNLKDLDEAGLKFIVGSRVTKAPADLANHFHWNGNSFADGQIIDTVTPRHAKSTVNNVNKRTEPVWDAAGHPKSWRAVWQYSKRRAVRDNQTLNAQEARAREVVDGGTAPKSTRFVKTTAGGRTLDTASLDRARSLVGLKGYVANIPATLMDPGEVIGKYHDLWHVEQSFRMSKTDLRARPMFHHTRDAIEAHLTVVFTALAVARYLQAETGVSIGHIVKTLRPLQEISLTIAGHPHTAADPLTVEAAAILTSLELPTR
- a CDS encoding AMP-binding protein, producing the protein MPFKSPFPDVEIPNLSVYDFLFGQVDEADLDRPALIDGASGAVTTYQALIAQINGVAGALAARGLAVGGVAALHSPNVPAFASVFHGILRAGGVATTINALYTAEDIAKQLTDSKAKFLFTVSPLLPQAKAAAAQVGIPAAHVIVLDGADGHPSLQDLLAEGAPAPEVSFDPATQLAVLPYSSGTTGRPKGVMLTHRNLVANVCQIDRPIGIRADDKVLAVLPFFHIYGMTVLLNAALRKRAALVTMPKFDLVEFLTIVAEQKCTYVFIAPPVAVALAKHPLIDQYDLSSVHSIFSGAAPLDQELGKAVANRLGCRVRQGYGMSEMSPVSHAIPFDRDDIALDSVGPSIANMECKLVDPGTGAEIEQPAEGVSAPGELWCKGPNIMAGYLGDDEATAETLDAGGYLHTGDIATVDSEGVVTIVDRMKELIKYKGYQVPPAELEALLLTHPQIADAAVIGVLDDEGEEVPKAFVVRQPGAELDEAAVIAFVAERVSPHKKVRRVEFIDLVPKSAAGKILRKDLRATEPSSTHRAALVWIRRGSPTSAILLVTMRT
- a CDS encoding LysR substrate-binding domain-containing protein encodes the protein MEIRHLKYFLAVAEHLHYGRAAKSLNMAQPPLSQQIRRLEKILQMELFDRSSRRVTLTNEGQFLLEAAREVVGQSDHFENLAKALRMGEAGQLRIGFAASAMNWGLGTKLRQFRTAYPEADVIAHQMSVADQATALQDDRIDLAFTVGGLNYENLQVVDLDEEPLRAVIPSDHPLAGMETVRLADLSHETFVGYRFDDHLEDIIASACYRAGFTPKISFQGAQSHTLLHMVSAGFGLGLLPACDARMGADGVVFIDLEPPVPTMRISVVRHWRRLTPLAERMLELVKPKE